The Arachis hypogaea cultivar Tifrunner chromosome 14, arahy.Tifrunner.gnm2.J5K5, whole genome shotgun sequence genome has a segment encoding these proteins:
- the LOC112798153 gene encoding uncharacterized protein, whose translation MASSFSPQLSGVGSISRLRSSSIRKLPEPLRRAVADCLSSSTATTSSAANEPSRTLRDYLKSPATTDLAYSAILEHTIAERERSPAVVSRCVALLKRYLLRYKPSEETLLQIDRFCSTIIAECDIPPNQLGSRSLNRPSGAPTSTNTYPLPVCTIASEALIKSLSYVRSLVAQHIPKRLFQPASFAGPPSTSGQSLPTLSSLLSKSFKSQLSPATSVPETSEKDSNTLSVSKLSKIEDERDELVFIAHDVLQWRWLDEPPSSSTGAENDRAVNSQDMRAHNFLEVGAASLLVGDLESKMNGQPWKFFGTDDMPYLDQLLESSPVTPITDSASARPHLRVITASKRTKQGSREIWEDSPVISFRPRARQLFQYRHYSEQQPLRLNPAEVRDVIAAVCSESSSPTTNVMTVSSRLTNQSGKPSMDVAVSVLIKLVIDMYVLDSRTAAPLTLSMLQEMLSSSKPACRVRAFDLILNLGVHAHLLEPMIADDVSTIEEYSQESYYDSDTQLTTEGSRKANSKSKSDAESAINNFESWILNILYEILLLLVQTEEKEESVWASALSCLLYFVCDRGRIWRKRLQGLDIRVMKELIRTSRENSWAELVHCKLISMLTNMFYEVPDEVVEPELCTPKFLVDQLDLIGGVQFIFLEYSLANSREERKNLYAVLFDYILHQINESCIASGVSEYSDEEIQPLAALLAQTNAPEAFYISVKLGVEGIGEILRRSIASALSRYPNSERLNTLLEIVAEKFDAIISSFTHLDKEFTHMIQITKSHKFLEDMENVSLRNGSGLKAKHSWSTLHSLLHSERISYRQNGYIWLGDLLIAEISGERDGDIWSSIQYFQKKIAQAGIPDSLNTADVPLPILLMCGLLKSKYNYIRWGFLYVLERLLMRCKFLLDEHEMQQSNRKGRGKKDWHLEKANAMIDTMSSALKLVFQINETDRMNILKMCDILFSQLCLRVPPATALSFGDEVQNGRNPSLTSASRRFDSDYNVLKQDTLLWDDANKEEANKKSSYPNNYPLDHATASMAALLQGRAIVPMQLIARVPAALLYWPLIQLAGAATDDIALGVAVGSKGRGNLPGATSDIRATLLLLLIGKCTADPVAFEEVGLEQFFRELLDDTDSRVAYYSSAFLLKRMMTEKPEKYQHMLQNLVVKAQQSNNEKLLENPYLQMRGILQLANDLGVDL comes from the exons ATACAAACCAAGTGAGGAGACATTGCTTCAGATAGACCGTTTTTGTTCAACCATAATTGCTGAATGTGATATTCCACCAAATCAACTGGGGTCCCGATCTTTGAATCGACCATCTGGTGCACCAACATCTACAAATACATATCCTTTGCCTGTATGCACTATTGCTTCGGAGGCACTCATAAAGTCACTGAGTTATGTGCGATCCCTAGTGGCTCAACATATTCCAAAACGTCTTTTTCAACCGGCTTCTTTTGCTGGACCACCTTCTACATCTGGACAATCACTGCCGACATTGTCATCGTTGCTGAGCAAATCCTTCAAGTCCCAACTAAGTCCAGCAACAAGTGTTCCGGAAACATCAGAGAAAGATTCAAATACCCTATCTGTTTCGAAGTTATCAAAGATCGAAGATGAAAGAGATGAACTTGTGTTCATTGCCCATGATGTCCTGCAATGGCGTTGGCTTGATGAACCACCGTCGTCATCAACAGGGGCTGAAAA CGATCGTGCTGTGAATTCTCAAGACATGAGGGCACATAATTTCTTAGAAGTAGGTGCAGCATCTCTTCTAGTAGGAGATCTTGAATCCAAGATGAATGGGCAACCATGGAAATTTTTTGGAACTGATGATATGCCATACCTGGATCAACTATTGGAGTCTTCACCAGTAACACCAATTACTGATTCTGCTTCTGCTCGTCCCCACCTAAGAGTAATAACAGCTTCTAAACGCACAAAACAGGGCTCTCGTGAAATTTG GGAGGATTCTCCCGTGATTTCCTTCCGTCCACGAGCTCGACAGCTTTTTCAGTATCGACATTACAG TGAGCAACAACCTTTACGGTTGAACCCTGCTGAGGTTCGTGATGTTATTGCTGCTGTGTGCTCCGAGTCATCTTCCCCAACTACCAATGTCATGACAGTGTCAAGTAGACTAACCAATCAAAGTGGGAAACCATCAATGGATGTGGCTGTTAGCGTCCTTATTAAACTAGTGATTGACAT GTATGTTTTAGATTCACGTACTGCTGCTCCTCTCACTCTTTCTATGCTTCAG GAGATGCTTAGTTCATCTAAGCCAGCCTGCAGGGTTCGTgcttttgatttaattctaaacCTTGGGGTTCATGCTCATCTTTTAGAACCAATGATTGCTGATGATGTTTCCACAATTGAAGAATATTCTCAAGAATCCTATTATGACAGTGACACTCAACTTACGACCGAAGGAAGCAGAAAAGCAAATTCCAAGAGCAAATCGGATGCAGAATCTGCAATTAATAATTTTGAATCATGGATTTTAAATATTCTGTATGAGATACTACTTCTTCTTGTTCAG ACTGAAGAAAAGGAGGAATCAGTCTGGGCATCTGCACTTAGCTGTTTGCTCTATTTTGTCTGCGATAGAGGGAGGATTTGGAGAAAACGTTTGCAAGGACTTGATATAAGG GTTATGAAGGAGCTTATAAGAACCAGCAGGGAGAACTCTTGGGCAGAATTAGTTCACTGTAAGCTTATTTCGATGTTAACCAACATGTTTTATGAAGTTCCGGATGAAGTTGTTGAGCCTGAACTCTGCACGCCAAAGTTCCTCGTGGATCAACTTGATCTGATTGGAGGAGTTCAGTTTATTTTTTTGGAG TATTCCCTTGCAAATTCAAGAGAAGAGAGGAAAAATCTGTATGCAGTGCTTTTTGATTACATTTTGCATCAAATAAATGAATCGTGCATAGCCTCAGGAGTCAGTGAATACAGTGATGAGGAGATCCAACCTCTGGCTGCTCTGCTTGCTCAAACAAATGCACCTGAGGCATTTTATATTTCTGTTAAACTTGGGGTAGAGGGCATtggagagattttgagaagatcAATTGCATCTGCTCTATCTAGATATCCCAACAGTGAAAGACTAAATACG CTATTGGAAATTGTAGCAGAGAAATTTGATGCAATAATAAGTTCATTCACTCATTTAGATAAGGAGTTCACTCATATGATTCAGATAACCAAATCTCACAAGTTTCTAGAAGATATGGAGAATGTGTCTTTAAGGAATGGAAGTGGTCTGAAGGCAAAGCACTCATGGTCCACTTTACATTCACTCCTACATTCTGAAAGAATTTCTTATCGTCAAAATGGGTATATCTGGTTAGGTGATCTTCTTATTGCTGAGATTAGTGGAGAAAGAGACGGAGATATATGGTCAAGCATCCAATACTTCCAGAAGAAAATTGCTCAAGCTGGAATCCCAGATTCTTTAAATACGGCAGATGTTCCTTTGCCCATTTTACTGATGTGTGGTCTTTTAAAGTCGAAATACAACTATATTAGATGGGGGTTTTTGTATGTTCTTGAAAGGCTTCTTATGAGATGCAAATTTTTGTTAGATGAGCATGAAATGCAACAGTCAAACAGAAAAGGCCGTGGGAAAAAAGATTGGCATCTTGAGAAGGCCAATGCAATGATAGACACAATGAGCAGTGCCTTGAAGTTGGTGTTTCAGATAAATGAAACAGACCGAATGAATATTCTAAAA ATGTGTGATATACTATTTTCtcaattgtgcttaagagttccTCCAGCTACAGCTCTGTCCTTTGGAGATGAAGTGCAAAATGGCAGAAATCCAAGTCTCACAAGTGCAAGTAGAAGGTTTGACAGTGATTACAATGTCCTCAAACAAGATACATTGCTCTGGGATGATGCAAATAAGGAAGAAGCTAATAAAAAATCCAGTTACCCTAATAACTATCCCCTAGATCATGCGACTGCATCAATGGCAGCACTTCTCCAAGGACGGGCCATTGTCCCAATGCAGTTAATCGCACGTGTTCCTGCTGCCTTGCTCTATTGGCCACTAATTCAATTGGCCGGAGCAGCTACTGATGACATTGCATTGGGTGTTGCTGTTGGAAGTAAAGGAAGAGGAAACCTGCCTGGCGCAACATCCGATATCCGAGCCACACTTCTACTACTACTTATTGGTAAATGTACAGCAGATCCTGTTGCTTTTGAGGAAGTTGGTCTGGAACAATTCTTTAG GGAACTCCTGGATGACACAGATTCAAGAGTCGCATATTATTCTTCTGCTTTTCTTCTGAAG CGAATGATGACCGAGAAGCCAGAGAAATATCAACACATGCTTCAGAATCTCGTTGTTAAAGCTCAACAG AGCAACAATGAAAAACTGTTAGAGAATCCATACCTTCAAATGCGTGGCATACTACAATTGGCAAATGATCTTGGAGTTGACTTGTGA